From Aestuariirhabdus haliotis, one genomic window encodes:
- a CDS encoding Lrp/AsnC family transcriptional regulator: MVLDDIDMQLLAIIQSDVSLSVEEMAERVGLTKTPCWRRIQKLEKSGVILRKVALLDAEKFDLGVSVFVQVKTSQHSAEWLQSFSSVVASFPEVVEFYRMSGEYDYLLRVVVKDIAAYDVFYKRFIQATSLSDVTSNFAMEQIKYSTELPLLS; the protein is encoded by the coding sequence ATAGTGCTTGATGATATTGATATGCAGCTTCTTGCTATTATTCAGTCTGATGTTAGTCTTTCTGTCGAAGAGATGGCTGAGCGTGTGGGGCTCACCAAAACACCCTGTTGGCGGCGGATTCAGAAGCTGGAAAAGAGTGGTGTTATTCTTCGCAAAGTGGCGTTACTGGACGCAGAAAAGTTTGACCTGGGTGTATCCGTGTTTGTTCAGGTCAAGACCAGCCAACACAGCGCCGAGTGGTTGCAGTCGTTTTCGTCCGTGGTGGCCTCTTTCCCGGAAGTGGTCGAATTTTACCGCATGAGCGGCGAATACGATTATCTGCTGCGGGTGGTGGTAAAGGATATTGCGGCTTACGATGTTTTTTATAAGCGCTTTATCCAAGCCACCAGCTTGAGCGATGTGACCTCGAACTTTGCGATGGAACAGATCAAGTACAGTACCGAGCTGCCTCTGCTGAGCTGA
- a CDS encoding propionyl-CoA synthetase: MSYHEEYAYSIENPEGFWKEKAEGINWFKSPQNILSQDDNGIDRWFADGELNTAYLALDYHVENGRGEQTALIYDSPVTGKKRQYSYNQLLDEVSRTAGMLAELGVGHGDRVVIYMPMIPEAAMAMLACARLGAVHSVVFGGFAPNELAVRIDDAEPKVVLSASCGIEVNRIIEYKPMLDEALAIARHKPVASVVFQREQGPATMNEGIDHDWNSLLQQAKPVGCTPVNALDPLYVLYTSGTTGKPKGVVRDNGGHAVAMHYSMKAIYNMDAGDVFWAASDVGWVVGHSYIVYAPLIRGCTTIFYEGKPVFTPDAGAFWRVASEYKVRALFAAPTAFRAIKKEDPDGALIDQYDLSALETIFMAGERLDPPTYDWTVEKTSKPVIDHWWQTETGWAIASNLAGVELLPVKPGSATVPVPGFNVQILNESGEPAAANEQGFVAIKQPMPPSCLPTVWGDINRFRSGYLEQFPGYYVSGDGGYLDDDGYLFIMGRVDDVINVAGHRLSTGEMEEVVAGHPAVAECAVIGINDELKGQLPLGLILLKNGVDLDPEQLEQELVQMVRDEIGPLACFRKALVVSRLPKTRSGKILRRSLRQIAAGEEYAVPSTIDDPASLPEIEDLMAQAGVISAPA; this comes from the coding sequence ATGAGTTACCACGAGGAGTATGCCTATTCTATTGAGAATCCCGAGGGGTTCTGGAAAGAGAAAGCAGAAGGGATCAACTGGTTTAAATCACCGCAGAACATCCTCAGTCAGGATGACAATGGTATTGATCGCTGGTTCGCGGATGGTGAACTCAATACGGCTTATCTTGCTCTTGATTATCATGTTGAAAATGGCCGGGGAGAACAGACTGCACTGATCTATGATTCCCCAGTGACAGGCAAAAAACGCCAATACAGTTACAACCAGCTACTCGATGAAGTCTCTCGCACCGCTGGTATGTTGGCCGAACTGGGCGTTGGCCACGGCGACCGAGTCGTTATCTATATGCCGATGATTCCCGAGGCTGCCATGGCCATGTTGGCTTGCGCTCGTCTAGGTGCGGTGCATTCCGTGGTGTTTGGCGGCTTTGCACCGAATGAGCTGGCGGTGCGTATCGATGATGCCGAGCCCAAGGTGGTATTGAGTGCTTCCTGCGGTATTGAGGTGAACCGGATCATCGAATACAAGCCCATGCTGGATGAAGCTTTGGCCATCGCTCGCCATAAACCCGTTGCCAGTGTGGTGTTCCAGCGTGAGCAGGGACCCGCAACGATGAACGAAGGCATTGACCACGACTGGAATAGCTTGTTGCAGCAGGCTAAACCGGTTGGCTGCACGCCGGTCAATGCTCTTGATCCGCTTTATGTGCTTTATACCTCAGGCACCACGGGAAAGCCCAAGGGAGTGGTGAGAGATAATGGTGGTCATGCCGTTGCTATGCATTACAGCATGAAGGCTATTTACAATATGGACGCCGGCGATGTGTTTTGGGCAGCGTCTGATGTGGGCTGGGTAGTCGGGCACTCCTATATTGTTTACGCTCCTTTGATTCGTGGTTGCACCACGATTTTCTACGAAGGAAAACCGGTATTTACCCCCGATGCCGGAGCTTTCTGGCGTGTTGCCAGCGAATACAAAGTTCGCGCACTTTTTGCGGCGCCTACAGCGTTTCGTGCCATCAAGAAAGAGGACCCTGATGGCGCCTTGATTGACCAATACGATCTGAGTGCACTGGAAACCATTTTTATGGCAGGGGAGCGCCTTGATCCGCCAACTTATGATTGGACCGTTGAAAAGACGAGTAAGCCGGTTATCGACCACTGGTGGCAAACCGAAACCGGGTGGGCCATTGCCAGTAACCTGGCCGGGGTTGAATTACTGCCGGTTAAGCCGGGTTCGGCAACGGTTCCTGTACCAGGGTTTAATGTTCAGATTCTTAACGAAAGCGGTGAGCCCGCCGCAGCTAATGAACAGGGATTTGTCGCCATCAAACAGCCCATGCCCCCCAGCTGCTTACCAACCGTCTGGGGAGATATTAACCGTTTCCGTAGTGGTTACCTGGAGCAATTTCCCGGTTACTACGTCTCCGGTGACGGCGGCTATCTCGATGATGATGGGTACCTGTTTATTATGGGGCGGGTTGATGATGTCATTAATGTCGCAGGTCATAGACTCTCAACCGGTGAGATGGAGGAGGTCGTGGCGGGCCACCCTGCGGTCGCCGAATGTGCGGTGATTGGTATCAATGATGAGCTTAAGGGGCAGTTGCCGCTTGGGTTGATATTGCTTAAAAACGGCGTTGACCTGGACCCTGAACAGCTGGAGCAAGAGCTGGTGCAAATGGTGCGTGATGAAATTGGTCCGTTGGCCTGCTTCCGCAAGGCCCTTGTGGTTAGCCGTTTGCCGAAGACACGCTCGGGTAAAATCTTACGGCGTAGTTTGCGTCAGATCGCTGCGGGTGAGGAATATGCAGTGCCTTCGACCATCGATGATCCAGCAAGTTTGCCGGAAATCGAAGATCTAATGGCGCAGGCTGGTGTGATTAGCGCACCTGCATAG
- a CDS encoding DUF3422 family protein — MATEQHFLGEFRLPVHPLREQLYSELHARPFPVVQSPALVSHMAVLFGEQGGKSEVSHIARLCQRYALPPPVSDASALYLDFGDFHLRWERHTEFSAYTFIRPSQSLPAFSEKAVDAAPREWLEAIGGEVVTALHGVIDQVSRPNKIDGDELSEMLFDGERAIGSYTMAGRALLCTSFRLHKGGFGRFYIANYDLSPQRTGRLLQRVLEIESYRVMALLSLPLARQISPRLALLEAEVTGITARLAAKARNPDEDQALLESISAVAAEVEQYRSDTSYRFAASKAYASLVRQRLEFVEEEPVEHLQMISHFFARRFTPAMDTCEAVSNRLEELSQRLARAGELLRTQVDLAIEGQNQRLLSSMNRRGKLQLRLQETVEGLSVVVISYHLVGLIKYILDASKPLGLPINTSLFLAASVVPVVLGVWWLTRKIRKRINNLGNHQTP; from the coding sequence ATGGCAACAGAGCAGCATTTTCTGGGTGAGTTTCGTCTGCCCGTTCATCCGCTTAGGGAACAACTGTATAGCGAGCTTCATGCCCGTCCTTTCCCCGTGGTGCAGTCGCCAGCCCTGGTCAGTCATATGGCCGTTCTGTTTGGTGAGCAGGGGGGCAAAAGCGAGGTTAGCCATATTGCCCGGCTGTGCCAGCGGTATGCATTGCCACCGCCAGTTAGCGATGCTTCGGCTTTGTATCTGGATTTTGGTGACTTTCACTTGCGTTGGGAACGCCACACAGAGTTTTCCGCTTATACCTTTATTCGCCCTTCGCAGTCGTTGCCGGCGTTTAGTGAAAAAGCGGTTGATGCGGCCCCCCGAGAATGGCTCGAAGCCATAGGGGGGGAGGTGGTGACGGCGCTGCATGGCGTGATTGATCAAGTCTCCAGACCCAACAAGATAGATGGTGACGAGCTGTCGGAGATGCTGTTTGACGGAGAGCGTGCGATAGGCTCCTACACCATGGCTGGCAGAGCTTTGCTGTGTACCAGTTTTCGTCTGCATAAGGGAGGCTTTGGGCGCTTTTATATCGCTAATTATGACCTCTCGCCTCAGAGAACGGGACGGCTGTTGCAGAGGGTTCTGGAAATCGAAAGTTATCGAGTCATGGCGCTGCTGTCGCTACCCCTGGCGCGTCAGATAAGCCCGCGCCTTGCCTTGTTGGAAGCCGAAGTGACAGGCATCACCGCTCGCCTGGCGGCCAAAGCCCGAAACCCGGACGAGGATCAGGCGCTACTGGAATCGATCTCGGCGGTGGCCGCCGAGGTGGAGCAGTACCGTTCTGACACCAGTTATCGGTTTGCAGCCTCTAAAGCCTACGCTTCCCTGGTACGGCAACGTCTCGAGTTTGTTGAGGAGGAACCGGTCGAGCACTTGCAGATGATCAGCCACTTCTTTGCTCGTCGATTTACTCCCGCCATGGATACTTGTGAAGCCGTGTCTAACCGGTTGGAAGAGCTTTCACAGCGTCTCGCCCGGGCGGGAGAACTGCTGCGTACTCAGGTAGATCTGGCTATTGAGGGGCAGAATCAACGCTTGCTGAGTTCGATGAATCGTCGCGGCAAGTTGCAGCTGCGACTGCAGGAGACGGTTGAGGGCTTGTCGGTCGTTGTGATCAGTTACCATCTGGTTGGCTTGATCAAGTACATACTGGATGCAAGTAAGCCTCTGGGTTTGCCCATCAACACCTCCCTATTCCTGGCGGCAAGTGTGGTCCCTGTGGTGCTTGGAGTGTGGTGGTTGACCCGTAAAATCCGTAAGCGAATTAATAATTTGGGTAATCACCAAACCCCTTAA
- the fusA gene encoding elongation factor G has translation MASYGTEQIRNIVLTGHTGAGKTTLLERLLVASGTLGSAGSVTRGNTLSDFDAQEQECGHSLETSLCHFQHQGHQINVIDTPGVPDFAGRSISVLSAADAALLVINATTGVETVSEQLMQAAAERHLCRAIIINKIDAPGVDFQSLMADIKEAFGDECLPLNLPINKGQSVADCFFCPQAGTSELGAIDAAHNALVDQVVEVDEALMEVYLEQGQSLDPDQLHAPFEQALREGHLIPVCFVSAQTGVGIDQLLNILTDLMPNPLEGNPPEFIKGEGDQASPVDVRPDPERHAIAHVFKIQVDPYVGKLAMFRVHQGQITPNTQLFIGNARKPFKVAHLYRIQGAKHSETNRAIPGDICAVAKVDGVHFDAVLHDSHDEDHYHLRSINFPPPMYGLAVTPVHRGDEQKLSEALHKLEAEDPSLNIEHRASLNETVILGQGELHLNTLIERMQRQFNVSVETHPPSIAYRETITKAAEGHSRHKKQTGGAGQFGEVYLRIKPLQPGAGFEFHSAVVGGSIPGQFIPAVEKGVREVISHGAIAGFPMQDVRVEVYDGKHHSVDSKEIAFVAAGRKAFLDAIDKAAAVILEPIVNLSIRVPEHCIGDITGDIAAKQGMVIGSNNLPGHKAEISAQAPMRVLSDYQSRIKSISGGEGSYSMSFSHYDPVARDLQRELAKDHQNTGE, from the coding sequence ATGGCCAGTTACGGTACAGAGCAAATTCGTAATATCGTACTGACCGGTCATACCGGGGCCGGCAAAACCACGCTATTAGAACGTTTACTGGTCGCCAGTGGCACGCTTGGTTCGGCCGGTTCGGTAACCCGTGGCAACACCCTCAGCGACTTTGATGCACAAGAGCAAGAATGTGGCCATTCCCTTGAAACCTCGCTCTGTCATTTCCAGCATCAAGGTCACCAGATCAATGTCATCGACACCCCCGGGGTGCCCGATTTTGCGGGACGTAGCATCAGTGTATTGAGCGCCGCCGATGCCGCCTTGCTGGTGATTAATGCCACCACCGGCGTGGAAACGGTCAGTGAACAGCTGATGCAAGCGGCGGCAGAACGTCATCTCTGCCGGGCCATCATTATTAATAAAATCGATGCCCCCGGGGTCGATTTTCAGTCGCTAATGGCTGACATCAAAGAGGCTTTCGGCGATGAATGCCTGCCTCTGAATCTCCCCATCAACAAAGGGCAATCGGTTGCAGACTGCTTTTTCTGCCCTCAAGCGGGCACATCCGAGTTAGGTGCTATCGATGCCGCTCACAACGCTTTGGTCGACCAGGTTGTTGAAGTGGATGAAGCCCTGATGGAAGTTTATCTGGAACAGGGCCAATCCCTGGACCCTGATCAGTTGCACGCCCCCTTTGAACAGGCCTTGAGGGAAGGCCACCTGATTCCGGTATGTTTTGTATCGGCTCAAACCGGTGTCGGAATTGATCAGCTATTGAACATCCTGACCGACCTGATGCCCAACCCGCTGGAAGGAAACCCTCCCGAATTTATCAAGGGCGAAGGCGACCAAGCCAGCCCTGTCGATGTACGACCCGACCCTGAGCGCCATGCCATCGCCCACGTCTTTAAAATTCAGGTCGATCCCTATGTCGGAAAACTAGCCATGTTTCGCGTGCATCAAGGGCAGATAACACCCAACACCCAACTCTTCATCGGTAATGCCAGAAAGCCCTTCAAGGTGGCCCATCTTTATCGCATTCAGGGAGCAAAACACAGCGAAACCAATCGCGCCATTCCGGGCGACATCTGCGCTGTTGCCAAGGTCGACGGGGTCCATTTCGATGCGGTTCTTCATGACTCTCACGACGAGGATCATTACCACCTGCGATCCATCAACTTCCCCCCTCCCATGTACGGACTCGCTGTCACTCCGGTGCATCGAGGCGATGAGCAAAAACTGTCCGAGGCACTCCATAAACTGGAAGCCGAAGACCCTTCGTTGAACATCGAACACCGAGCCAGTCTCAACGAAACCGTGATTCTGGGTCAGGGAGAACTGCACCTAAATACCCTCATAGAGCGAATGCAGCGCCAGTTCAATGTATCGGTTGAGACCCACCCCCCCTCTATCGCTTACCGGGAGACCATCACCAAAGCTGCTGAGGGTCATAGCCGCCACAAAAAACAAACCGGCGGCGCTGGTCAGTTTGGTGAAGTCTACCTGAGGATCAAACCATTGCAGCCGGGAGCCGGCTTCGAATTTCACAGTGCGGTGGTCGGCGGTTCGATCCCTGGACAGTTTATTCCTGCGGTTGAGAAAGGCGTAAGAGAAGTCATTAGCCATGGCGCCATTGCCGGCTTTCCCATGCAGGATGTTCGCGTCGAGGTCTACGACGGCAAACACCATTCGGTTGATTCAAAGGAGATCGCTTTTGTTGCCGCCGGTCGTAAAGCCTTTCTCGATGCCATCGACAAGGCCGCCGCAGTGATTCTGGAACCCATTGTTAACCTCAGCATTCGCGTCCCGGAACACTGCATCGGTGACATTACCGGAGATATCGCGGCTAAACAGGGTATGGTTATCGGCAGTAACAACCTTCCAGGTCATAAAGCCGAAATCAGTGCCCAGGCGCCAATGCGAGTATTATCGGATTATCAATCCCGAATAAAATCGATCAGTGGCGGCGAAGGTTCATACAGTATGAGCTTCAGTCATTACGACCCTGTGGCCAGAGACCTGCAGCGAGAACTGGCCAAAGATCACCAGAACACAGGAGAGTAA
- a CDS encoding substrate-binding periplasmic protein — protein sequence MPLLQSWLVLLALFLPAAAYPDSLQVSTSTVKPWGYVNAQGQLDGLLSRFTLELEKHSGITLNNTLTPYPRVIQEVKSGQADLAVLFKSPQADQYGIDLGEVVKTSIIITARADAPPINSLDALAGKRVGYIRGSRYGASFDDNLQLYKVPIRDMAQGVRMLMQGRIEAMVSADYTLFYTLRELDIEPTRLVHLLTLDSNSGHLYLSRRSTKPDSAANLQKALEEMRSNGILQQIFFKPYLSDRLNSPSNNSHRQTNTPWLVSIP from the coding sequence ATGCCTTTGCTTCAATCTTGGCTGGTGTTGCTAGCATTGTTCCTCCCTGCTGCAGCCTACCCAGACTCATTACAGGTTTCTACTTCAACCGTTAAGCCCTGGGGATACGTCAACGCCCAGGGCCAACTTGATGGCCTGCTGAGCCGCTTTACCCTGGAGCTGGAAAAGCACAGCGGCATAACGCTGAACAACACCCTGACACCCTACCCCAGAGTGATTCAAGAGGTAAAAAGCGGTCAAGCTGACCTGGCAGTTCTGTTCAAAAGCCCCCAAGCAGATCAATACGGAATCGATCTGGGTGAAGTCGTTAAAACCTCAATTATCATTACGGCACGTGCTGATGCCCCACCGATCAACTCCCTTGACGCCCTGGCTGGAAAGCGAGTTGGTTACATCAGAGGGTCGCGTTACGGTGCTAGCTTCGATGACAACCTCCAACTTTACAAAGTCCCGATCCGCGATATGGCGCAAGGGGTCCGAATGCTCATGCAAGGCCGTATTGAGGCGATGGTTTCCGCGGACTATACATTGTTCTATACCCTGAGGGAGCTCGATATTGAACCAACCCGGCTGGTGCATTTGTTGACATTGGATTCCAATAGTGGGCACCTTTATCTTTCTCGCCGGTCCACCAAGCCGGATAGCGCGGCTAACCTGCAGAAAGCCCTGGAGGAGATGCGCAGCAACGGCATACTGCAACAGATTTTTTTCAAGCCCTACCTCTCAGACCGGCTGAATTCGCCATCCAACAACAGCCATAGGCAAACCAACACGCCCTGGCTAGTCAGCATTCCATAG
- a CDS encoding GrxA family glutaredoxin produces the protein MQPITIFGREGCGYCQRAKQLAEDKQLAFKYIDIHKEGISKNDLEKTIGKPVETVPQIFIGREHIGGYTELNAYLSQSH, from the coding sequence ATGCAACCCATTACTATTTTTGGCCGTGAAGGCTGCGGATACTGTCAACGAGCCAAGCAACTGGCCGAAGACAAACAACTGGCCTTCAAATACATCGATATCCATAAAGAGGGTATCAGCAAGAACGATCTGGAAAAAACCATTGGCAAGCCGGTAGAAACCGTGCCGCAAATTTTCATCGGTCGCGAACATATTGGTGGTTACACCGAGCTCAACGCTTACCTGAGCCAATCTCACTAA
- the ggt gene encoding gamma-glutamyltransferase, which produces MNLYSVLRRSRAFKPLSFALPLIFALPLVAHANSSAILEGDRAIPTLGNAGMVVTSHTLATKAAIDVLRQGGNAVDASVTAAFVLAVVQPRSGNIGGGGFMLVSPGDSDDVVAIDYREKAPAAASQNMFLTKEGTVDNQLSRFSHQSSGVPGTVAGLLLALESYGTLDRKQAIAPAIELATEGFIVPARFTKGLEKRRERLQKDPGSLALFYKPDGSTYQPGDRFKQPELAKTLQRISDSGHEGFYQGETARLIAEQMAANDGLITEQDLADYQAKIRVPARGDYRGYQIYSMPPPSSGGTHIVQILNLLEPYPIDDLGHNSAQTIHLMAEAMKLAYADRATYLGDSDFVEVPLKGLLSADYANERRKLINSSQTTPSAEILSGDAPSYESSETTHFSIADRDGNVVSNTYTLNFSYGSGISVTGAGFLLNNQMDDFSAKPGEPNAYGLIGAEANRIEANKRMLSSMSPTIVRHQGKNLLVTGTPGGSRIITTTLQVIMNVIDHGLNVQEAVNAPRIHHQWLPDKLRVETGLSPDTLKLLREKGHEIEIKAAMGASQSIYLDDQGMMQGAADPRRETSSAMGLWRH; this is translated from the coding sequence ATGAACCTGTACTCAGTTTTGCGTCGATCTCGCGCCTTTAAACCGCTCTCTTTTGCCCTTCCCCTGATATTCGCACTGCCTCTTGTGGCTCATGCTAACTCGAGCGCCATTCTTGAGGGTGATCGTGCCATACCTACCCTGGGTAACGCGGGCATGGTCGTTACCAGCCATACCCTTGCTACCAAGGCGGCTATTGATGTCTTGCGACAGGGAGGCAATGCCGTAGATGCCTCAGTCACGGCAGCCTTTGTGCTGGCGGTAGTGCAACCCCGCTCCGGCAACATTGGGGGTGGCGGCTTTATGCTGGTATCCCCAGGCGACAGCGATGATGTGGTTGCAATCGATTATCGGGAAAAGGCCCCGGCTGCGGCCAGCCAGAATATGTTCCTGACCAAAGAGGGCACAGTCGACAACCAATTAAGCCGTTTTTCCCACCAGTCTTCCGGCGTACCGGGTACTGTTGCCGGCCTGTTACTGGCACTGGAAAGCTACGGCACACTCGACCGCAAACAAGCCATAGCTCCGGCTATTGAGCTGGCAACCGAGGGCTTTATTGTGCCTGCCCGTTTTACCAAAGGCCTTGAAAAGCGGCGCGAGCGACTGCAAAAAGATCCGGGGAGTCTAGCCCTGTTTTATAAACCGGATGGCAGCACTTACCAGCCCGGGGATCGCTTCAAACAACCAGAACTGGCAAAAACCCTGCAACGTATATCGGACTCCGGCCATGAAGGTTTTTATCAGGGAGAAACCGCTCGCCTGATCGCAGAGCAAATGGCAGCCAACGATGGCTTGATTACCGAACAAGACCTGGCCGACTATCAGGCCAAAATTCGAGTACCCGCACGAGGGGATTACCGGGGTTACCAAATCTATTCCATGCCGCCCCCCAGCTCAGGCGGCACCCATATTGTGCAGATTCTCAACCTGTTGGAACCCTACCCAATCGATGATTTGGGCCACAACTCGGCACAAACCATCCATCTGATGGCCGAGGCCATGAAACTGGCCTACGCTGATCGCGCCACCTACCTGGGCGACAGTGACTTTGTTGAGGTACCGCTTAAGGGATTGTTATCGGCTGACTATGCCAATGAGCGTCGCAAACTTATCAATAGCTCGCAAACGACCCCTTCGGCCGAAATACTCTCCGGCGATGCGCCCTCTTACGAAAGCTCCGAAACCACTCACTTTTCGATAGCTGACCGCGACGGCAATGTGGTTTCCAATACCTATACCCTGAACTTTAGCTATGGCTCGGGTATCTCTGTTACCGGTGCAGGGTTTTTGCTCAATAACCAGATGGACGATTTCAGTGCCAAACCGGGAGAACCCAATGCTTACGGCTTGATTGGCGCCGAGGCCAACCGCATCGAAGCCAATAAGCGCATGCTAAGCTCCATGTCTCCCACCATCGTTCGTCATCAGGGGAAAAACCTGTTGGTGACAGGAACACCGGGAGGCTCCAGAATCATTACCACCACCTTGCAGGTGATCATGAACGTGATTGATCATGGACTGAATGTCCAGGAAGCCGTTAACGCCCCGCGCATCCATCATCAGTGGTTACCGGACAAGCTCAGGGTAGAAACCGGTCTCAGCCCGGATACCCTGAAACTGTTGCGAGAAAAAGGCCACGAAATTGAAATCAAAGCCGCCATGGGCGCCAGCCAGAGTATTTATCTGGACGATCAGGGGATGATGCAGGGTGCTGCAGACCCTCGCCGGGAAACCTCGTCCGCCATGGGACTCTGGCGGCACTAG
- a CDS encoding deaminase translates to MIDFLFSKKKPQLSLSDIQERLQQQLAEDHRDQLAHRVCELALSARQSGNYGVGALICRDHEILFEASNAVFEPTRNSAAHAEMLLLDLWEQAVAKGEYPPEATAQLTLVCSLEPCPMCLSRLLMSGIRRICYLVEDKPGGMVSRARDLPPAFRNLMQTCDCTVLRANPEYRNLAQQLANHGLGELRQRLIDPAL, encoded by the coding sequence ATGATCGATTTTTTATTTTCGAAAAAGAAACCACAGCTGTCCCTGTCGGATATCCAGGAGCGGCTGCAGCAGCAATTGGCCGAGGATCATCGAGACCAGCTGGCTCATCGAGTGTGCGAATTGGCGCTCTCGGCAAGACAGTCGGGCAATTATGGTGTTGGTGCCCTGATCTGCAGGGATCATGAGATTCTGTTTGAGGCCAGCAACGCTGTATTTGAGCCAACCCGCAATAGTGCTGCGCACGCAGAAATGCTGCTTCTGGACCTGTGGGAGCAAGCGGTAGCAAAAGGTGAGTACCCGCCAGAAGCAACGGCCCAATTGACGCTCGTTTGTAGTCTGGAGCCATGCCCGATGTGCCTTTCTCGGCTATTGATGAGTGGCATCAGGCGCATCTGTTATCTGGTAGAGGATAAACCGGGGGGGATGGTTAGCCGAGCTCGTGATTTGCCACCGGCCTTCAGAAATTTGATGCAGACTTGTGATTGCACTGTGCTACGCGCTAACCCCGAATACAGGAATTTGGCGCAACAATTAGCAAATCATGGTTTGGGAGAGCTCAGGCAGCGGCTGATCGATCCGGCTTTGTAG
- a CDS encoding SirB2 family protein: protein MYLIIKHSHMTLAALSISFFALRAFWSVRQSTLLDKKWVRVTPHIVDTLLLACAIYLMITIGQYPFTDAWLTAKLFALIAYILLGTMAIKRGKTPTIRFVFALAAIAVFTYIVGVAFNHSYWAWW, encoded by the coding sequence ATGTACCTGATTATTAAACACAGCCATATGACACTGGCAGCCCTCAGTATCTCGTTCTTCGCCCTACGCGCCTTCTGGTCGGTCAGGCAGTCCACTTTACTGGATAAAAAATGGGTTCGGGTTACGCCCCATATCGTGGATACCCTGCTTCTTGCCTGCGCTATCTACCTGATGATTACGATTGGCCAGTATCCGTTCACCGATGCCTGGTTGACCGCAAAATTATTTGCCCTGATAGCCTACATACTGCTCGGCACAATGGCCATCAAACGAGGCAAAACCCCTACTATCCGTTTTGTCTTCGCTCTGGCGGCCATCGCAGTTTTCACCTATATCGTTGGTGTTGCCTTTAATCACAGTTATTGGGCATGGTGGTAA
- a CDS encoding GDYXXLXY domain-containing protein, with product MKPATLFAPLLGLLVISGVILSKEWVLHDGQELYLKLAPKDPRSLIQGDYMRLDYELTRKVPLDDLDDSGLLVLTLDAQGVGSFRRLDNEQALAANELKLAYRNYHGVKLGAESYLFQEGLAECYQQAQYARLKVSSSGSSLLIGLLDDQLKPVGNQLEHSRWFTTMPNNCD from the coding sequence GTGAAACCTGCAACCTTGTTTGCCCCACTGCTTGGTCTGCTGGTAATTAGTGGCGTCATCCTCTCTAAGGAATGGGTGTTGCACGATGGTCAGGAGCTGTATCTGAAACTCGCGCCCAAGGATCCTCGATCATTGATTCAGGGAGACTATATGCGGCTCGATTATGAGCTGACCCGCAAGGTGCCCCTTGACGATCTGGATGATTCAGGCCTACTGGTTTTGACGTTGGATGCACAGGGGGTTGGCAGCTTTCGCCGACTGGATAACGAACAAGCACTGGCAGCCAATGAACTGAAGCTGGCTTATCGAAATTACCATGGCGTTAAACTGGGCGCCGAGAGTTATCTGTTTCAGGAAGGGCTAGCCGAATGCTACCAGCAAGCCCAATATGCCCGCTTGAAAGTTTCATCCAGCGGCTCCAGCCTACTTATAGGCTTGCTGGACGATCAGCTCAAGCCTGTTGGCAACCAGCTTGAGCATTCGCGCTGGTTTACCACCATGCCCAATAACTGTGATTAA